From a single Streptomyces liliifuscus genomic region:
- a CDS encoding SurA N-terminal domain-containing protein, whose translation MHRRRRTAFLLSAALVTAAPLLSACGNDAHPGAAAVVGGDRITVSQLENRVNEVRSAQRAATTGEAQYEQAIAKSGGLTRDTLHGMVLDRVLHQAAQDAGVTVTRKEVQSFRGDLEKQAGDAKALEVAWLQQYGVAPERLDDNLRVQIEAQKLAAALGTDTSQPAFWKALSEASKKMDVDLNPRYGDWDVEKSSRVDAKLPWLREVTSSGSKETA comes from the coding sequence TTGCACCGCCGCCGTCGCACCGCGTTCCTCCTCTCCGCCGCGCTCGTCACCGCGGCCCCCCTCCTCTCCGCCTGCGGCAACGACGCGCATCCCGGTGCCGCGGCCGTCGTCGGCGGCGACCGCATCACCGTCTCCCAGCTGGAGAACCGGGTGAACGAGGTACGGTCCGCGCAGCGGGCGGCCACCACGGGCGAAGCGCAGTACGAACAGGCCATCGCCAAGTCCGGCGGCCTCACCCGCGACACCCTGCACGGCATGGTCCTCGACCGCGTCCTGCACCAGGCCGCACAGGACGCCGGCGTGACCGTCACCCGCAAGGAGGTCCAGAGCTTCCGCGGCGACCTGGAGAAGCAGGCGGGCGACGCGAAGGCACTGGAAGTGGCCTGGCTCCAGCAGTACGGGGTCGCGCCCGAGCGGCTCGACGACAACCTCCGCGTCCAGATCGAGGCCCAGAAGCTCGCCGCCGCACTCGGCACGGACACCAGCCAGCCCGCCTTCTGGAAGGCACTGTCCGAGGCGTCCAAGAAGATGGACGTCGACCTCAACCCGCGCTACGGCGACTGGGACGTGGAGAAGAGCAGCCGCGTCGACGCCAAGCTGCCCTGGCTGCGCGAGGTCACCTCGTCGGGAAGCAAGGAAACGGCGTAA
- a CDS encoding N-6 DNA methylase, with product MQDNATEVTAAGIARLAGVGRAAVSNWRRRHADFPKPVGGTETSPSFALTEVETWLRTQGKLAEVPLRERVWQQLAGHPEGPVTALVHVGCALLLVNDRPTVWLELSAGSDARLAELLPAPLDQVLTPRFGLVRKRAVDTPTAAQLLPSAPLLRGAADLAAELGTRKAYEFLLGRHLDANPRQYTLTPTGLAALMTDLAGTARTVLDPACGTGALLRAVAAAQGASGIEDQHLYGQDSAPELAALTALRLALHAEATVTTVRTAAADSLRDDTYGTLRADAVLCHPPFNERNWGHDELAYDPRWEYGFPARTESELAWVQHALARLKEGGIAVLLMPPAAASRRSGRRIRADLLRRGALRAVIALPPGAAPPYNLPLHLWVLRRPALTAHPAQPEVLLADTGVFTADSRGGLDWQSVRTAVLDAWRPFDRTGTAPEQPGLSRSLPVIELLDDDVDLAPARHLPPPAAGGGTERLADVRDRLGETLRLTGELTPPAADPRPPTRWPLTTIGELARGGALQLRTGGNGGHARVPVLTDHDVLAGTAPSGTLPESDEEPVLTEPGDVVVPVLGGGAIARVVDEATAGAALGRNLALLRPDPVAIDPWFLAGFLRGTANNRQASSYASTATRLDVRRLQVPRLPLDQQRTYGERFRALAEFEEALRLAGRLGEQLVRGMYDGLTDGTVEPA from the coding sequence GTGCAGGACAACGCGACAGAGGTCACCGCGGCGGGCATCGCCAGGCTCGCCGGAGTCGGCCGGGCCGCCGTCAGCAACTGGCGCCGCCGCCACGCAGACTTCCCCAAACCCGTCGGCGGCACCGAGACCAGCCCCTCCTTCGCGCTCACCGAGGTCGAGACCTGGCTGCGCACCCAGGGCAAGCTCGCCGAGGTGCCCCTGCGCGAGCGCGTATGGCAGCAGCTCGCCGGTCACCCGGAGGGCCCGGTCACCGCCCTCGTCCATGTCGGCTGCGCGCTCCTGCTCGTCAACGACCGCCCCACGGTCTGGCTGGAGCTGAGCGCCGGCTCCGACGCGCGCCTCGCCGAACTGCTGCCCGCGCCCCTCGACCAGGTACTCACCCCACGCTTCGGCCTGGTCCGCAAACGGGCCGTCGACACGCCGACCGCCGCCCAACTGCTCCCGTCCGCCCCCCTGTTGCGCGGCGCCGCCGACCTCGCGGCCGAGCTGGGCACCCGGAAGGCGTACGAGTTCCTGCTCGGACGGCACCTCGACGCCAACCCGCGCCAGTACACGCTCACACCGACCGGCCTCGCCGCCCTGATGACCGACCTCGCGGGCACCGCCCGTACCGTCCTCGACCCGGCGTGCGGCACCGGCGCCCTGCTGCGCGCGGTGGCCGCAGCGCAGGGAGCGTCGGGCATCGAGGACCAGCACCTGTACGGCCAGGACAGCGCCCCCGAACTGGCCGCCCTCACCGCACTGCGCCTCGCCCTCCACGCGGAGGCCACCGTGACGACCGTGCGCACCGCCGCCGCCGACAGCCTCCGCGACGACACGTACGGCACCCTCAGGGCCGACGCGGTCCTGTGCCATCCGCCGTTCAACGAGCGCAACTGGGGCCACGACGAGCTCGCCTACGACCCCCGCTGGGAGTACGGCTTCCCGGCCCGCACCGAGTCCGAACTGGCCTGGGTCCAGCACGCGTTGGCCCGCCTCAAGGAAGGCGGTATCGCCGTCCTCCTGATGCCCCCGGCCGCCGCCTCCCGCCGCTCCGGCCGCCGTATCCGCGCCGACCTGCTGCGCCGCGGCGCCCTGCGCGCGGTGATCGCCCTGCCGCCGGGCGCGGCGCCCCCGTACAACCTCCCGCTGCATCTGTGGGTGCTGCGCAGGCCCGCCCTCACGGCGCATCCCGCGCAGCCCGAGGTGCTGCTCGCCGACACCGGTGTGTTCACGGCCGACAGTCGCGGCGGCCTCGACTGGCAGTCCGTGCGCACCGCGGTCCTCGACGCCTGGCGTCCCTTCGACCGCACCGGCACCGCGCCCGAACAGCCGGGACTCAGCCGTTCGCTGCCGGTCATCGAACTCCTCGACGACGACGTGGACCTGGCCCCGGCCCGCCATCTGCCGCCCCCCGCGGCGGGCGGCGGCACCGAGCGGCTCGCCGACGTACGCGACCGTCTCGGCGAGACCCTCCGGCTCACCGGCGAACTCACCCCGCCCGCCGCCGACCCGCGCCCGCCCACCCGCTGGCCGCTCACCACGATCGGCGAACTCGCGCGCGGAGGAGCACTCCAGCTGCGTACGGGCGGAAACGGCGGCCACGCGCGCGTGCCCGTTCTCACCGACCACGACGTCCTCGCCGGAACAGCGCCCTCCGGAACGCTGCCCGAGAGCGACGAGGAACCGGTCCTCACCGAACCCGGGGACGTCGTCGTCCCCGTGCTCGGCGGCGGCGCCATCGCGCGCGTGGTCGACGAGGCGACCGCGGGCGCCGCCCTCGGCCGCAACCTCGCGCTGCTGCGGCCCGACCCGGTCGCCATCGACCCGTGGTTCCTCGCCGGCTTCCTGCGCGGCACCGCCAACAACCGCCAGGCCAGCAGCTACGCGTCCACCGCGACCCGCCTCGACGTCCGCCGCCTCCAGGTGCCCCGGCTGCCACTGGACCAGCAGCGCACGTACGGCGAACGGTTCCGGGCGCTCGCCGAGTTCGAGGAGGCGCTACGACTGGCCGGCCGCCTCGGCGAACAGCTGGTGCGGGGCATGTACGACGGCCTGACGGACGGCACGGTCGAGCCCGCCTGA
- a CDS encoding nucleoside triphosphate pyrophosphohydrolase, whose translation MGYVRCVNASSPGRIVLLTTSHRVAPGLLSWPAWQALHGADRVLCADGTHPQLPYLREAGIRVDESAPTAEDLVDTCAGGHTVVVVATGEGEPRLTDGLARLAGSGRVQMPDLELLPASYDLPGARLLDLVQVMDRIRVECPWSSQQTHKGLAKYGIEEAYELVEAIEEGDRDELREELGDVLLQVVFHARIAEEGRPEDGEEPFSIDDVAGGIVTKLIHRHPHVFGDETASTPEEVKEHWLRTKAVEKQRTSVTEGVPLGQPGLALAAKLASRARTAGLEVPLPQGEGVGYELLALAVRAETDGVDPEAALRVAARAYRDAIRVRETLR comes from the coding sequence GTGGGTTACGTTCGGTGTGTGAACGCATCCAGCCCGGGGCGCATCGTCCTGCTCACCACCAGCCACCGAGTCGCGCCCGGACTCCTGTCCTGGCCCGCCTGGCAGGCGCTGCACGGTGCCGACCGCGTCCTGTGCGCGGACGGCACACACCCCCAGTTGCCGTACCTGCGCGAGGCGGGCATCCGGGTCGACGAGTCCGCGCCGACCGCCGAGGACCTGGTCGACACCTGCGCAGGCGGGCACACGGTCGTCGTCGTGGCCACCGGCGAGGGCGAGCCACGCCTGACCGACGGCCTGGCCCGGCTGGCGGGCTCCGGGCGCGTCCAGATGCCCGACCTCGAACTGCTCCCCGCGTCGTACGACCTCCCGGGCGCCCGCCTCCTCGACCTCGTCCAGGTCATGGACCGCATCCGCGTCGAGTGCCCCTGGTCGTCCCAGCAGACCCACAAGGGCCTGGCGAAATACGGCATCGAGGAGGCGTACGAACTCGTCGAGGCCATCGAGGAGGGCGACCGCGACGAACTGCGCGAGGAACTCGGCGACGTTCTGCTCCAGGTCGTCTTCCACGCCCGGATCGCCGAGGAGGGCCGCCCGGAGGACGGGGAGGAGCCCTTCTCCATCGACGACGTGGCGGGCGGCATCGTCACCAAGCTCATCCACCGCCACCCGCATGTCTTCGGCGACGAGACCGCCTCGACCCCCGAGGAGGTAAAGGAGCACTGGCTGCGCACCAAGGCCGTCGAGAAGCAGCGGACATCCGTGACCGAGGGCGTCCCCCTCGGCCAGCCCGGCCTCGCACTCGCCGCCAAGCTGGCATCCCGCGCGCGCACGGCGGGCCTGGAAGTGCCGCTGCCCCAGGGCGAGGGCGTCGGCTACGAACTACTGGCACTGGCGGTGCGCGCCGAGACGGACGGGGTGGACCCGGAGGCGGCGCTCAGGGTGGCGGCGCGGGCCTACCGGGATGCGATACGAGTACGCGAGACGCTCCGCTGA
- a CDS encoding GNAT family N-acetyltransferase, whose amino-acid sequence MELKVSSLAERPEMHGRVTGMADTWPEFLRNDPVGNAHYGRIATELPEYVLFAEDERGEVVAHAYSVPFALADEDRGELPARGWDEVLVWAFSDRRHGVAPDTVSAISIVVAPHAQGSGLSARMLSAMRDNARAQGFDEVVAPVRPSAKHLEPRTEMAEYAFRTRGDGLPHDPWLRVHVRAGARIEAVAPASMTVAASLDEWRAWTGLPFDEEGQVEVPGALVPVHCEPRRGYAVYVEPNVWVRHAL is encoded by the coding sequence ATGGAGCTGAAGGTATCGAGCCTCGCCGAGCGGCCCGAGATGCACGGCCGGGTGACGGGAATGGCGGACACCTGGCCCGAGTTCCTGCGCAACGACCCCGTCGGCAACGCGCACTACGGCCGCATCGCCACCGAGCTGCCGGAGTACGTGCTGTTCGCCGAGGACGAGCGCGGAGAGGTGGTCGCGCACGCCTACAGCGTGCCGTTCGCCCTCGCGGACGAGGACCGGGGCGAGTTGCCGGCGCGGGGCTGGGACGAGGTGCTGGTGTGGGCGTTCTCCGACCGGCGCCACGGCGTCGCCCCGGACACGGTGAGTGCGATCTCGATCGTCGTCGCCCCGCACGCCCAGGGCAGCGGCCTGTCGGCCCGCATGCTCTCCGCGATGCGTGACAACGCCCGGGCCCAGGGCTTCGACGAGGTCGTCGCCCCGGTGCGGCCGAGCGCGAAGCATCTGGAGCCGCGTACGGAGATGGCGGAGTACGCGTTCCGGACGCGCGGTGACGGGTTGCCGCACGACCCGTGGCTGCGGGTCCACGTCCGGGCGGGCGCGCGCATCGAGGCGGTGGCACCGGCGTCGATGACCGTGGCGGCGTCGCTCGACGAGTGGCGGGCGTGGACGGGGCTGCCCTTCGACGAGGAGGGCCAGGTCGAGGTGCCCGGCGCACTGGTGCCGGTCCACTGCGAACCGCGCCGCGGGTACGCGGTGTACGTCGAGCCCAACGTGTGGGTGCGGCACGCGCTTTGA
- a CDS encoding transglycosylase family protein, with the protein MLLSSKGKHRRPSKASRIATLAGVTTAAVAVPLMGATGASAATASEWDAVAQCESGGNWSINTGNGYYGGLQFSASTWAAYGGSAYASTANQASKSEQIAVAEKVLAGQGKGAWPSCGVGLSGASTGGAPAPSNSGNSGQGTSQSQPQQSTKSSEERASRSQERSTAKKTVETPTGKKVEKGDGEYKVVKGDTLSEIAEKKNVKGGWEKLYKLNDDIVDDADFIFPGQQLHLS; encoded by the coding sequence ATGCTGCTTTCGAGCAAGGGCAAGCACCGCCGCCCGTCCAAGGCCAGCCGTATCGCCACGCTGGCCGGCGTCACCACCGCCGCCGTCGCTGTCCCGCTGATGGGCGCCACGGGAGCCTCCGCCGCCACCGCTTCCGAGTGGGACGCCGTCGCCCAGTGCGAGTCCGGCGGCAACTGGTCGATCAACACCGGCAACGGCTACTACGGCGGCCTGCAGTTCTCGGCCTCCACCTGGGCCGCGTACGGCGGCTCGGCGTACGCCTCCACCGCCAACCAGGCCTCCAAGTCCGAGCAGATAGCCGTCGCCGAGAAGGTTCTCGCGGGCCAGGGCAAGGGTGCCTGGCCGAGCTGTGGCGTGGGCCTGTCCGGCGCCTCGACCGGTGGCGCCCCGGCTCCCTCGAACTCGGGCAACTCCGGCCAGGGCACCTCGCAGTCGCAGCCGCAGCAGAGCACCAAGTCCTCCGAGGAGCGCGCCTCGCGTTCCCAGGAGCGCTCGACCGCGAAGAAGACCGTCGAGACCCCGACCGGCAAGAAGGTCGAGAAGGGTGACGGCGAGTACAAGGTCGTCAAGGGTGACACCCTCAGCGAGATCGCCGAGAAGAAGAACGTCAAGGGCGGCTGGGAGAAGCTGTACAAGCTGAACGACGACATCGTCGACGACGCCGACTTCATCTTCCCGGGCCAGCAGCTGCACCTCAGCTGA
- a CDS encoding cytochrome P450 family protein has product MTETPAKPPAGEPAPELFTWEFATDPYPAYAWLREHAPVHRTKLPSGVEAWLVTRYADAKQALADGRLSKNPAHHDEPAHAKGKTGIPGERKAELMTHLLNIDPPDHTRLRRLVSKAFTPRRVAEFAPRVQELTDRLIDGFVEKGEADLIHEFAFPLPIYAICDLLGVPSEDQDDFRDWAGMMIRHGGGPRGGVARSVKKMRGYLAELIHRKREELTEVPAPGEDLLSGLIRASDHGEHLTENEAAAMAFILLFAGFETTVNLIGNGTYALLTHPEQRKQLQDSLAAGRTDLLATGVEELLRYDGPVELATWRFATEPLSVGGQDIAAGDPVLVVLAAADRDPARFAEPDTLDLSRRDNQHLGYGHGIHYCLGAPLARLEGQTALATLLTRLPDLQLAGDSADLRWRGGLIMRGLRTLPVEFAPSGKVRTD; this is encoded by the coding sequence GTGACGGAAACACCTGCCAAGCCCCCCGCCGGGGAACCTGCCCCGGAACTCTTCACCTGGGAGTTCGCGACCGACCCCTACCCGGCGTACGCCTGGCTCAGGGAGCACGCCCCCGTGCACCGGACGAAACTCCCCAGCGGAGTGGAGGCCTGGCTGGTCACCCGGTACGCGGATGCCAAGCAGGCCCTGGCCGACGGCCGGCTCAGCAAGAATCCCGCCCATCACGACGAGCCCGCGCACGCGAAGGGGAAGACCGGTATCCCCGGCGAGCGCAAGGCCGAGCTGATGACGCACCTCCTCAACATCGACCCGCCGGACCACACCAGGCTCCGGCGGCTCGTCAGCAAGGCGTTCACACCTCGGCGAGTGGCCGAATTCGCTCCCCGGGTGCAGGAGTTGACCGACCGGCTCATCGACGGGTTCGTGGAGAAGGGGGAGGCCGACCTCATTCACGAGTTCGCGTTTCCGCTCCCCATCTACGCCATCTGCGATCTGCTGGGCGTACCGAGCGAGGACCAGGACGACTTCCGGGACTGGGCCGGGATGATGATCCGGCACGGGGGAGGGCCGCGCGGGGGCGTGGCGCGGTCCGTGAAGAAGATGCGCGGCTATCTCGCCGAGCTCATCCACCGCAAGCGCGAGGAGCTGACAGAGGTGCCCGCCCCGGGCGAAGACCTCCTCTCCGGTCTCATCCGGGCCTCCGACCACGGCGAGCACCTCACCGAGAACGAGGCCGCCGCGATGGCCTTCATCCTCCTGTTCGCCGGGTTCGAGACGACGGTGAACCTGATCGGCAACGGCACGTACGCGCTCCTCACCCACCCCGAGCAGCGGAAGCAGCTCCAGGACTCCCTCGCGGCCGGCCGTACGGACCTTCTCGCGACCGGTGTCGAGGAACTGCTCCGCTACGACGGGCCCGTGGAACTGGCCACCTGGCGGTTCGCCACCGAACCGCTGAGCGTCGGCGGGCAGGACATCGCCGCCGGCGATCCCGTACTCGTCGTGCTCGCCGCCGCCGACCGCGACCCCGCCCGGTTCGCCGAGCCTGACACCCTTGACTTGTCCCGCCGTGACAACCAGCACCTCGGTTACGGCCACGGCATCCACTACTGCCTCGGCGCACCCCTCGCCCGGCTGGAGGGCCAGACCGCGCTGGCCACGCTCCTCACCCGCCTCCCGGATCTGCAACTCGCGGGAGATTCCGCCGATTTGCGATGGCGTGGAGGGCTCATCATGCGGGGATTGCGCACGCTTCCGGTGGAGTTCGCCCCTTCGGGGAAGGTCCGTACGGACTAG
- a CDS encoding LysM peptidoglycan-binding domain-containing protein, translating to MLSGNGRHRRPRQAPALLVAAGVTGSAIAIPLLGATGASAASGTTWDAVAECESGGSWSANSGNGYYGGLQMTQETWEDNGGLDYAPSADQASRSQQIAVAEKILAAKGTSAWATCGLVAGLTQNSDSADVDTGVAEESSTPLSGLGMGDSSGTKSDTSGSSSSSDSSSGSGDSADSQDSDSSSTDATAKSDDPDKSSQNGEASAEGSGTEDTGSGRHRGGSADEGATDSRADDSAGRHASRSDSESRVAAEGSYTVRSGDNLSGIADSLGVEGGWRALYAENKEAVGDDPDFIIPGQSLDVEGLQTADK from the coding sequence ATGCTCTCCGGGAACGGTCGTCACCGTCGCCCCCGTCAGGCTCCGGCTCTCCTCGTCGCGGCGGGCGTGACCGGGTCGGCCATCGCGATCCCTCTGCTCGGCGCGACCGGCGCGAGCGCCGCGAGCGGTACCACCTGGGACGCGGTCGCGGAGTGCGAGAGCGGCGGCTCCTGGAGCGCGAACTCCGGCAACGGGTACTACGGCGGCCTCCAGATGACCCAGGAGACCTGGGAGGACAACGGCGGCCTCGACTACGCGCCGAGCGCCGACCAGGCCAGTCGTTCGCAGCAGATAGCCGTCGCCGAGAAGATCCTCGCGGCCAAGGGCACGAGTGCCTGGGCGACCTGCGGTCTCGTCGCGGGTCTGACGCAGAACTCCGACTCGGCCGACGTCGACACGGGGGTCGCGGAGGAATCCTCCACCCCGCTGTCCGGCTTGGGTATGGGTGACAGCAGTGGGACGAAGTCCGACACGTCTGGTTCATCCAGTTCGTCCGACTCGTCCAGCGGCAGCGGCGACAGTGCCGATTCACAGGATTCCGACAGCTCGTCCACGGACGCCACCGCAAAGAGTGACGACCCGGACAAGTCGTCCCAGAACGGGGAGGCTTCGGCCGAGGGTTCGGGAACGGAAGACACCGGCTCGGGCCGTCACCGCGGCGGCAGTGCCGACGAAGGTGCCACCGACTCCCGCGCGGACGACTCCGCCGGCCGGCACGCCTCGCGCAGCGACAGCGAGTCGCGCGTCGCCGCCGAGGGCTCGTACACCGTGCGTTCCGGGGACAACCTCTCGGGGATCGCCGACTCCCTTGGTGTCGAGGGCGGATGGCGGGCGCTCTACGCCGAGAACAAGGAAGCCGTCGGCGACGACCCGGACTTCATCATCCCCGGTCAGAGCCTCGACGTGGAGGGCCTGCAGACGGCCGACAAGTAG
- a CDS encoding serine/threonine-protein kinase, whose protein sequence is MSTLIGQGGMGQVWTAYDQRLDRRVAVKLLRPDKVAGAEADELRRRFVRECRVTAQVDHPGLVTVHDAGSEGEELFLVMQYVDGADLSDHLAEHDPYPWQWAVSVAAQLCAVLSAVHAVPIVHRDLKPRNVMVKQDGTVTVLDLGVASVMDTDTTRLTHTGSPIGSPAYMAPEQAMGGAVGPYTDLYALGVLMHELLSGDVPFSGSTALGVLHRHLYEPPLPVRRLRPEVPEALEALVLRLLSKDPQHRPDSAQETYEQLLPLLPARGIPSGGPLDPTRPFLRPHAPWPDRARTPAAQPQATPAAEKPDVAGAVDEVKRLLGEGRITQAVDILGGILPAAAAQHGEHSPVVRTLRKQYAATLMDDGQYRRALPELRHLADERAAEAGQADPQSLRFRYEAAQCLEQLGEPAAALAEYRALLPYYENQYVAQDAELSFEVRRRIGHLLLALGDRAAAHDTLARLQYDVERLRGPGHPLVAEISRTLQWLGQVRG, encoded by the coding sequence CTGTCCACGCTCATCGGACAGGGCGGCATGGGCCAGGTGTGGACGGCGTACGACCAACGCCTCGACCGGCGCGTCGCCGTGAAGCTGCTGCGCCCGGACAAGGTCGCGGGTGCCGAGGCCGACGAACTGCGCCGCCGCTTCGTGCGCGAGTGCCGTGTCACCGCCCAGGTCGACCACCCCGGCCTGGTCACCGTCCATGACGCGGGCAGCGAGGGCGAGGAGCTGTTCCTCGTCATGCAGTACGTCGACGGCGCGGACCTCTCCGACCACCTCGCCGAACACGACCCGTACCCCTGGCAGTGGGCCGTCTCGGTCGCCGCCCAGCTGTGCGCCGTACTGTCCGCGGTGCACGCCGTGCCGATCGTCCACCGCGACCTCAAGCCGCGGAACGTGATGGTCAAGCAGGACGGCACGGTCACCGTCCTCGACCTCGGCGTCGCGTCGGTCATGGACACGGACACCACCCGCCTCACCCACACCGGCTCACCCATCGGCTCGCCCGCCTACATGGCCCCCGAGCAGGCGATGGGCGGCGCCGTCGGGCCGTACACGGATCTGTACGCGCTCGGGGTGCTGATGCACGAACTCCTCAGCGGAGACGTGCCGTTCTCGGGCTCCACCGCCCTCGGCGTCCTCCACCGCCATCTCTACGAACCGCCCCTCCCGGTCCGCCGACTGCGCCCCGAGGTCCCGGAGGCGCTCGAAGCGCTCGTGCTGCGGCTGCTCTCCAAGGACCCGCAGCACCGCCCGGACTCCGCACAGGAGACGTACGAGCAACTGCTGCCCCTGCTTCCCGCGCGCGGGATCCCGTCCGGCGGCCCGCTCGACCCCACCCGACCCTTCCTGCGCCCGCACGCCCCCTGGCCGGACCGCGCAAGGACCCCCGCGGCCCAGCCGCAGGCCACCCCGGCCGCCGAGAAGCCCGATGTCGCGGGAGCCGTCGACGAGGTCAAGCGCCTCCTCGGCGAGGGCCGCATCACCCAGGCCGTCGACATCCTCGGCGGCATCCTCCCGGCCGCCGCCGCCCAGCACGGCGAGCACTCACCCGTCGTCCGCACCCTGCGCAAGCAGTACGCGGCCACGCTCATGGACGACGGCCAGTACCGCCGCGCCCTGCCCGAACTGCGCCACCTCGCCGACGAACGCGCCGCCGAGGCCGGCCAGGCCGACCCGCAGTCCCTGCGCTTCCGCTACGAGGCCGCCCAGTGCCTGGAACAGCTCGGCGAACCGGCCGCCGCGCTCGCCGAATACCGCGCGCTGCTCCCGTACTACGAGAACCAGTACGTCGCCCAGGACGCCGAGCTGTCCTTCGAAGTCCGCCGCCGTATCGGCCACCTGCTGCTCGCCCTAGGAGACCGCGCCGCCGCCCACGACACACTGGCCCGCCTCCAGTACGACGTCGAACGGCTGCGGGGCCCCGGCCATCCGCTGGTCGCCGAGATCAGCCGGACCCTGCAATGGCTGGGACAGGTCCGCGGCTGA
- a CDS encoding globin domain-containing protein, with protein MDPDLLRTSFAVVERRAEFAAKYFYSHLFWHHPDVRALFPLDFPEDMERQRDRLFAALTLVVGRLGEPGMHEYLWELGRDHRKYLARPEHYAAVGTSLIAAFAAVSGTAWNTEVEKAWDEAYAVIADAMMDGAWEAESRGEPPWWDAEVLDRTRHGDDLAVLKLRPHRPLPHLPGQYVSVNSPRVPGVWRPYSLANAPRPDDTLDLHVSLVEDGVLSTELIRRTRAGDVLRLGAPGGRLTLRTPVERPVTFIAAGTGWAPVKALLEQLAWEPGSYDEARLFVVARDTAYLYDRAALGELCTRLPHLDVTVITPAPGRPKAQATGRLLTALGNRANWARHDVYLAGPPRLVDETAEVLPVLGADPERVFCDDLPPTDRGQARPLGPGEWLLHRPRPHWHNPSARAPD; from the coding sequence GTGGACCCCGATCTCCTCCGGACCAGTTTCGCGGTCGTCGAAAGGCGAGCCGAATTCGCGGCCAAGTACTTCTACTCGCACCTCTTCTGGCACCACCCCGATGTCCGCGCCCTGTTCCCGCTGGATTTCCCGGAGGACATGGAACGTCAGCGGGACCGTCTGTTCGCCGCGTTGACGCTGGTCGTGGGGCGCCTGGGGGAACCGGGGATGCACGAGTACCTGTGGGAGCTGGGGCGGGACCACCGGAAGTATCTGGCGCGGCCGGAGCACTACGCGGCGGTGGGCACGAGCCTGATCGCCGCGTTCGCCGCCGTGTCGGGAACGGCGTGGAACACCGAGGTGGAGAAGGCCTGGGACGAGGCGTACGCCGTGATCGCGGACGCCATGATGGACGGCGCGTGGGAGGCGGAGAGCCGGGGGGAGCCGCCCTGGTGGGACGCCGAGGTGCTCGACCGCACCAGGCACGGGGACGACCTCGCCGTGCTGAAGCTGCGCCCCCACCGCCCCCTCCCCCATCTGCCCGGCCAGTACGTCAGCGTCAACAGCCCTCGCGTCCCGGGCGTCTGGCGCCCCTACTCCCTCGCCAACGCACCCCGTCCCGACGACACCCTCGACCTGCACGTCAGCCTCGTCGAGGACGGTGTCCTGTCCACCGAGCTCATCCGCCGCACCCGCGCGGGCGACGTCCTGCGGCTCGGCGCGCCCGGTGGCCGGCTGACCCTGCGTACGCCGGTGGAGCGGCCCGTCACCTTCATTGCCGCCGGTACCGGGTGGGCCCCGGTGAAGGCGCTGCTGGAGCAACTGGCGTGGGAGCCGGGCTCGTACGACGAGGCCCGGCTCTTCGTGGTCGCCCGGGACACCGCCTACTTGTACGACCGGGCCGCGCTCGGGGAGTTATGCACGCGGCTGCCGCATCTCGATGTCACCGTAATAACGCCCGCGCCCGGCCGGCCGAAGGCCCAGGCCACCGGCCGGCTGCTGACAGCACTGGGCAATCGGGCCAACTGGGCCCGCCATGACGTCTATCTGGCCGGTCCGCCCAGGCTGGTCGACGAGACCGCCGAGGTCCTCCCCGTACTCGGCGCCGACCCCGAGCGCGTCTTCTGCGACGACCTGCCGCCCACCGACCGGGGACAGGCCCGCCCGCTGGGCCCGGGCGAATGGCTCCTCCACCGCCCCCGCCCGCACTGGCACAACCCGTCGGCGCGCGCCCCGGACTGA